The Paramormyrops kingsleyae isolate MSU_618 chromosome 11, PKINGS_0.4, whole genome shotgun sequence genome includes a window with the following:
- the rab8b gene encoding ras-related protein Rab-8B isoform X1, translating to MAKTYDYLFKLLLIGDSGVGKTCLLFRFSEDAFNTTFISTIGIDFKIRTIELDGKKIKLQIWDTAGQERFRTITTAYYRGAMGIMLVYDITNEKSFENIKNWIRNIEEHASSDVERMILGNKCDMNDKRQVSKERGEKLAIDYGIKFLETSAKSSINVEEAFFTLARDIMTRLNRKMNDNSASGGGGPVKITENRSKKSSIFRCSLL from the exons ATGGCGAAAACGTACGACTACCTTTTCAAACTCTTGCTCATAGGAGATAGCGGTGTCGGCAAGACGTGCCTGCTCTTCAGGTTCAGCGAAGACGCGTTCAATACCACCTTTATATCCACAATAG GGATCGACTTCAAGATCAGAACCATCGAACTGGATGGGAAGAAAATTAAGCTTCAGATATG GGACACGGCGGGACAGGAGCGCTTCCGGACCATCACGACGGCCTACTACAGAGGAGCCATG GGCATCATGCTGGTGTATGACATCACTAACGAGAAGTCCTTCGAGAACATCAAGAACTGGATCCGGAATATCGAGGAG CATGCATCGTCGGATGTGGAACGCATGATCCTGGGCAACAAGTGTGACATGAACGACAAGAGACAAGTATCCAAAGAGCGAGGCGAGAAG cTGGCCATAGACTATGGGATCAAGTTCCTGGAAACCAGTGCGAAATCCAGCATAAACGTGGAAGAG GCCTTCTTCACACTTGCCAGAGACATCATGACAAGACTCAACAGGAAAATG AACGACAACAGCGCATCTGGTGGCGGAGGACCTGTGAAAATCACAGAGAACCGGTCAAAGAAGAGCAGCATCTTCCGGTGTTCCCTGCTCTAA
- the rab8b gene encoding ras-related protein Rab-8B isoform X2, translated as MGIMLVYDITNEKSFENIKNWIRNIEEHASSDVERMILGNKCDMNDKRQVSKERGEKLAIDYGIKFLETSAKSSINVEEAFFTLARDIMTRLNRKMNDNSASGGGGPVKITENRSKKSSIFRCSLL; from the exons ATG GGCATCATGCTGGTGTATGACATCACTAACGAGAAGTCCTTCGAGAACATCAAGAACTGGATCCGGAATATCGAGGAG CATGCATCGTCGGATGTGGAACGCATGATCCTGGGCAACAAGTGTGACATGAACGACAAGAGACAAGTATCCAAAGAGCGAGGCGAGAAG cTGGCCATAGACTATGGGATCAAGTTCCTGGAAACCAGTGCGAAATCCAGCATAAACGTGGAAGAG GCCTTCTTCACACTTGCCAGAGACATCATGACAAGACTCAACAGGAAAATG AACGACAACAGCGCATCTGGTGGCGGAGGACCTGTGAAAATCACAGAGAACCGGTCAAAGAAGAGCAGCATCTTCCGGTGTTCCCTGCTCTAA
- the LOC111846677 gene encoding transient receptor potential cation channel subfamily M member 1-like has protein sequence MGSEGQQDIEMAILTALLKGTNASAADQLSLALAWNRVDIASSQIFVYGHHLPPASALSATRAPPVQETRRTSSVGLRSSKGKGRGKRGRGRKAKPEPPEETDPRKLELLNWVNSLEQAMMDALVLDRVDFVKLLIENGVNIHHFLTIPRLEELYNTRLGPTNTLHFVVRDVKKGNLPPDYQITLIDIGLVLELLMGGAYRCNYTRKTFRTLYNNLYGLKRPKALKLLGMEDDEPRPKGKKKIKKKEEEIDIDIDDPEVSRFQYPFHELMVWAVLMKRQKMALFLWQRGEEAMAKALVACKLYKAMSHESSRSELVDDISQDLENHSKEFGQLAYDLLEQSYKHDEQVAMKLLTYELKNWSNSTCLKLAVAAKHRDFIAHTCSQMLLTDMWMGCLRFGKNPGLKVILGIIFPPLILFLDFRIGEELKEASGNNEDGKEREDDTKSSKDVNADLISKKDDEEEGDSKQRRIPIGLKIYEFYNAPFTKFWFNTISYLMYLMLYNYIILVKMERWPSLQEWIVISYIITLGLEKVRQILMSEPGKLRLKINVWLEEYWNITDLVAISTFLLGLLLRLQTEPYMGYGRVIYCVDIIFWYIRVLDIFGVNKYLGPYVMMIGKMMIDMLYFVVIMLVVLMSFGVARQAILHPDEEPTWRLARNIFYMPYWMIYGEVFADSIDPPCGENMYDEDGKKLPPCIPGAWLTPAIMACYLLVANILLVNLLIAVFNNTFFEVKSISNQIWKFQRYQLIMTFNDRPVLPPPLIIFSHIYILLKHLCCRCRKKTEGELDERDKGLKLSLNAEELKNLYEFEEQCVEEYFREMEDKEQSSNDERIRVTCERVENMSMRLEEVNERENSMKAALQTVDLRLAQLEEFSGRMMNALEKLAGLEKAEPAYMHPGYPSAREPSGLLRHSSINSADGYSLYRYHLEAEDRAQEERDGGERRSFLVPERQSSLLCATPTMSAKEYGQTLDVAAPVEKRQHSASVDILISPCDQTSGDSDKCNAEPSKPTELGESALDAMLANAGVTTKKAKLEAAVSYPLEKCVAVRYYPSDSSNGVLSSIRKCQSSIILNLAGEEDKSSWAKDYSTFMEQASGPSSSGRWAPCFEYKVHPSLFGRIPKVSVVRHPAKSSADGEEQVARAPKEDKSRTETHRHQSVNDRDHLLAVEDRMYPPLRSKSLNTKPQKVRSLGDSMEKPRAASSVKDIWGACDGSVGEGVTGHVKLGPKDAMNAETDC, from the exons ATGGGGTCAGAGGGCCAGCAGGACATCGAGATGGCCATCCTCACAGCCCTGCTGAAAG GCACCAACGCGTCGGCTGCAGACCAGCTGAGCTTAGCGCTGGCCTGGAACAGGGTGGACATCGCAAGCAGCCAGATCTTTGTCTATGGACACCACCTGCCA CCTGCGAGCGCCCTGTCAGCCACCAGGGCCCCGCCTGTCCAGGAGACCCGGAGGACCTCCTCTGTCGGCCTCCGCTCTAGCAAGGGCAAGGGCAGGGGCAAGAGGGGCCGGGGCAGGAAGGCGAAGCCAGAGCCGCCGGAGGAGACGGATCCTCGGAAGCTGGAGCTACTCAACTGG GTAAACTCCCTGGAGCAGGCCATGATGGACGCCCTGGTGCTGGACCGCGTCGACTTCGTCAAACTGCTGATCGAGAACGGGGTCAACATCCACCATTTCCTCACCATTCCACGCCTGGAGGAGCTGTACAACACG AGGCTGGGGCCGACGAATACATTACATTTTGTAGTAAGAGATGTTAAAAAG GGGAACCTGCCACCAGATTACCAGATAACGCTGATCGACATTGGCCTGGTGCTGGAGCTTCTCATGGGCGGGGCTTATCGCTGTAATTACACGAGGAAGACCTTCCGGACGCTGTACAACAATCTGTACGGGCTGAAGAGG CCCAAAGCTCTGAAGCTCCTGGGAATGGAG GATGACGAGCCACGGCCAAaaggcaagaaaaaaataaagaagaaggaggaggagatTGATATCGACATTGACGACCCGGAGGTCAGCCGATTTCAGTACCCCTTCCATGAGCTCATGGTGTGGGCAGTGCTTATGAAGCGCCAGAAGATGGCGCTCTTCCTttggcagaggggggaggaggCTATGGCTAAGGCTCTTGTGGCATGCAAGCTCTACAAGGCCATGTCCCATGAGTCGTCTCGCAGTGAGCTGGTGGACGACATCTCCCAAGACCTCGAAAACCATTCAAA GGAGTTTGGACAGCTGGCCTACGACTTGCTGGAGCAGTCCTACAAGCATGACGAGCAGGTGGCCATGAAGCTCCTCACGTATGAGCTGAAGAACTGGAGCAACTCCACATGCCTGAAGCTGGCGGTGGCGGCCAAGCACCGGGACTTCATAGCTCACACGTGCAGCCAGATGTTGCTCACCGACATGTGGATGGGCTGCCTGAGATTTGGCAAGAACCCGGGTCTGAAG GTGATTCTTGGCATCATTTTCCCACCCTTGATTTTGTTCTTGGATTTTCGTATTGGAGAAGAGTTAAAAGAAGCGTCTGGAAACAATGAGGATGGAAAAGAGAGGGAGGATGACACCAAATCCAGCAAG GATGTCAATGCTGATCTGATATCCAAAAAGGACGATGAGGAGGAAGGTGACAGCAAACAGAGGAGAATTCCCATTGGATTGAAGATTTATGAATTCTACAATGCCCCATTCACCAAGTTTTGGTTTAACACT ATTTCATACCTGATGTATCTGATGCTGTATAATTACATAATCCTGGTCAAGATGGAGCGCTGGCCCTCGTTGCAGGAGTGGATAGTCATTTCCTACATCATCACCCTGGGGCTGGAGAAGGTCCGCCAG ATCCTGATGTCCGAACCTGGCAAACTAAGACTGAAGATCAACGTGTGGTTGGAGGAGTACTGGAACATCACAGACCTGGTGGCCATCTCCACTTTCCTGCTAGGGTTGCTGCTCAGGCTGCAGACAGAGCCCTACATGGGCTACGGCCGCGTTATCTACTGTGTGGACATCATCTTTTGGTACATCCGTGTCCTGGACATCTTTGGGGTCAACAAATACCTGGGACCCTATGTCATGATGATTGGCAAGATG ATGATCGACATGCTGTACTTCGTGGTCATCATGCTGGTGGTGCTCATGAGCTTCGGTGTGGCGCGGCAGGCCATCTTACACCCGGACGAGGAGCCCACATGGCGCCTGGCGCGCAACATCTTCTACATGCCCTACTGGATGATCTACGGAGAGGTGTTTGCGGACTCCATAGATC CTCCGTGTGGCGAGAACATGTATGATGAGGATGGGAAGAAGCTCCCCCCCTGCATCCCCGGCGCCTGGCTCACCCCCGCCATCATGGCCTGCTACTTACTGGTCGCCAACATCCTCCTAGTGAACCTTCTCATCGCCGTGTTCAA CAATACCTTCTTCGAGGTCAAATCCATATCCAACCAAATCTGGAAGTTCCAGAGATACCAGCTGATCATGACCTTCAACGACCGGCCAGTCCTTCCTCCCCCCCTCATCATCTTCAGCCACATCTACATCCTGCTGAAACATCTCTGCTGTCGATGCAGGAAGAAGACGGAAGGGGAATTGGACGAGCGTGATAAAGGGCTAA AGCTTTCGCTGAATGCCGAAGAGCTGAAGAACCTTTATGAGTTTGAGGAGCAGTGCGTGGAGGAGTACTTCCGGGAGATGGAGGACAAGGAGCAGTCATCCAATGATGAGCGCATCCGGGTGACGTGTGAAAG GGTGGAGAACATGTCCATGCGTCTGGAGGAGGTGAACGAGCGGGAGAACTCCATGAAGGCCGCCCTGCAGACCGTGGACCTGCGCCTGGCTCAGCTGGAGGAGTTCTCTGGCCGTATGATGAACGCGCTAGAGAAGCTGGCTGGGCTGGAGAAGGCGGAACCGGCCTACATGCACCCAGGGTACCCCTCTGCCAGAGAACCTTCCGGGCTGTTGCGGcacagcagcatcaacagcgCCGACGGATACAGCCTCTACCGCTACCACCTGGAGGCTGAGGATCGCGCCCAGGAGGAGCGGGACGGCGGCGAGAGGCGGAGCTTCCTGGTGCCCGAGAGACAGAGCAGCCTCCTGTGCGCCACCCCAACTATGTCAGCCAAGGAGTACGGCCAGACGTTAGATGTCGCCGCCCCGGTGGAAAAGAGACAGCACAGCGCCTCCGTTGATATTTTGATCTCTCCTTGTGATCAGACGAGCGGCGATTCTGACAAATGTAATGCTGAGCCCTCCAAACCGACGGAGCTCGGCGAGTCGGCGCTGGACGCCATGCTGGCGAATGCAGGAGTGACAACGAAGAAGGCTAAACTGGAGGCAGCGGTCTCTTACCCACTGGAGAAGTGTGTGGCAGTGCGCTACTATCCTTCCGATTCCTCGAATGGTGTCCTCTCTTCAATCAGGAAGTGCCAAAGCAGCATCATCCTAAacctggcaggggaggaagACAAGAGCAGCTGGGCCAAGGACTACAGCACCTTCATGGAACAGGCAAGCGGGCCGTCATCCTCAGGCCGATGGGCCCCCTGCTTCGAATACAAAGTGCATCCCAGCCTCTTCGGCCGCATTCCCAAAGTGTCCGTCGTGCGGCATCCCGCCAAGTCGTCCGCCGACGGTGAGGAGCAGGTGGCCAGGGCCCCAAAGGAAGACAAGAGCAGAACGGAGACGCACAGACACCAAAGCGTCAACGACAGGGACCACCTGTTGGCGGTCGAGGACAGGATGTACCCACCTCTCAGGTCGAAGAGCTTGAACACCAAGCCCCAGAAGGTGAGATCTTTGGGGGACAGCATGGAGAAGCCTAGGGCTGCCTCCAGTGTGAAGGACATTTGGGGGGCGTGTGATGGCTCAGTGGGTGAGGGAGTGACAGGTCATGTGAAATTAGGCCCAAAAGACGCCATGAACGCTGAAACCGACTGCTGA
- the LOC111846687 gene encoding transient receptor potential cation channel subfamily M member 1-like isoform X2: MRPDISQQRTKQVQLWSAGQQACGHPSWQNQRGGERPGGHPTGEVERGQTHPSLPHRRLRHPGVPERRSRQQDYGVVRHVGDALKDHSSKSRGKVYAVGIAPWGIVENKEDLIGRDVTRPYQTMSNPLSKLSLLNNSHSHFILADNGTHGKYGAEVKLRRQLEKHISLQKINTRLGQGVPLVCLIVEGGPNVISIVLESLREDPPVPVVVCDGSGRASDIISFAHKYSEDGGVISENAKDQLLVTVQKTFNYNRSQAQQVFLMIAECMKKRELVSNVRSSVSSSHRRHDDM; this comes from the exons ATGCGTCCAGATATTTCCCAGCAAAGAACCAAACAG GTGCAGCTGTGGTCAGCTGGTCAACAAGCATGTGGCCATCCCTCCTGGCAAAACCAGCGCGGAGGAGAACGTCCAGGTGGACATCCTACAGGAGAAGTGGAGCGTGGCCAAACACACCCAAGCCTTCCCCACAGACGCCTACGGCACCCTGGAGTTCCAGAGCGCAGGTCACGTCAACAAGACTATG GGGTGGTCCGGCACGTTGGAGACGCATTGAAAGACCACTCCTCGAAATCGCGAGGGAAGGTCTACGCGGTGGGCATCGCCCCCTGGGGCATCGTGGAGAATAAGGAGGACCTCATTGGGCGAGAT GTGACACGGCCCTACCAGACCATGTCAAACCCCCTCAGCAAGCTGTCGCTGCTCAACAACAGCCACTCCCATTTTATCCTGGCTGACAACGGCACCCACGGCAAGTACGGCGCCGAGGTGAAGCTGCGCAGACAGCTGGAGAAGCACATCTCCCTGCAGAAGATCAACACAC GATTGGGCCAGGGCGTACCACTGGTCTGTTTGATTGTAGAGGGGGGGCCCAATGTCATCTCCATCGTGCTGGAGAGCCTGCGAGAGGACCCCCCCGTGCCCGTGGTGGTATGTGACGGCAGCGGACGAGCCTCCGACATCATCTCCTTCGCTCACAAGTACTCAGAGGACGGAGG GGTCATCAGCGAGAACGCGAAGGACCAGCTCCTAGTCACTGTTCAGAAGACGTTCAACTACAACCGCAGCCAAGCTCAGCAGGTCTTCCTGATGATCGCAGAATGCATGAAAAAGCGAGAACTCGTAAGTAACGTTAGAAGCAGTGTGAGCAGTAGCCATCGTAGACATGATGATATGTGA
- the LOC111846687 gene encoding transient receptor potential cation channel subfamily M member 1-like isoform X3, with translation MYVRVSYDTKPDSLLQLMIKDWQLELPTLLISVHGGLQNFDLQPKLKQVFGKGLIKAAVTTGAWIFTGGVSTGVVRHVGDALKDHSSKSRGKVYAVGIAPWGIVENKEDLIGRDVTRPYQTMSNPLSKLSLLNNSHSHFILADNGTHGKYGAEVKLRRQLEKHISLQKINTRLGQGVPLVCLIVEGGPNVISIVLESLREDPPVPVVVCDGSGRASDIISFAHKYSEDGGVISENAKDQLLVTVQKTFNYNRSQAQQVFLMIAECMKKRELVSNVRSSVSSSHRRHDDM, from the exons ATG TACGTCCGGGTTTCCTATGACACCAAACCTGACAGCTTGCTGCAGCTGATGATTAAGGACTGGCAGCTGGAGCTGCCCACGCTGCTCATCTCTGTTCACGGAGGTCTGCAGAACTTTGACCTTCAGCCCAAACTGAAGCAGGTCTTTGGAAAGGGCCTGATCAAGGCTGCTGTGACCACAGGGGCGTGGATCTTCACCGGTGGAGTCAGCACTG GGGTGGTCCGGCACGTTGGAGACGCATTGAAAGACCACTCCTCGAAATCGCGAGGGAAGGTCTACGCGGTGGGCATCGCCCCCTGGGGCATCGTGGAGAATAAGGAGGACCTCATTGGGCGAGAT GTGACACGGCCCTACCAGACCATGTCAAACCCCCTCAGCAAGCTGTCGCTGCTCAACAACAGCCACTCCCATTTTATCCTGGCTGACAACGGCACCCACGGCAAGTACGGCGCCGAGGTGAAGCTGCGCAGACAGCTGGAGAAGCACATCTCCCTGCAGAAGATCAACACAC GATTGGGCCAGGGCGTACCACTGGTCTGTTTGATTGTAGAGGGGGGGCCCAATGTCATCTCCATCGTGCTGGAGAGCCTGCGAGAGGACCCCCCCGTGCCCGTGGTGGTATGTGACGGCAGCGGACGAGCCTCCGACATCATCTCCTTCGCTCACAAGTACTCAGAGGACGGAGG GGTCATCAGCGAGAACGCGAAGGACCAGCTCCTAGTCACTGTTCAGAAGACGTTCAACTACAACCGCAGCCAAGCTCAGCAGGTCTTCCTGATGATCGCAGAATGCATGAAAAAGCGAGAACTCGTAAGTAACGTTAGAAGCAGTGTGAGCAGTAGCCATCGTAGACATGATGATATGTGA
- the LOC111846687 gene encoding transient receptor potential cation channel subfamily M member 1-like isoform X1: MGHCCLFRLLTNGSPLLYQYVRVSYDTKPDSLLQLMIKDWQLELPTLLISVHGGLQNFDLQPKLKQVFGKGLIKAAVTTGAWIFTGGVSTGVVRHVGDALKDHSSKSRGKVYAVGIAPWGIVENKEDLIGRDVTRPYQTMSNPLSKLSLLNNSHSHFILADNGTHGKYGAEVKLRRQLEKHISLQKINTRLGQGVPLVCLIVEGGPNVISIVLESLREDPPVPVVVCDGSGRASDIISFAHKYSEDGGVISENAKDQLLVTVQKTFNYNRSQAQQVFLMIAECMKKRELVSNVRSSVSSSHRRHDDM; the protein is encoded by the exons ATGGGTCACTGCTGTCTGTTCAGATTGCTCACTAACGGCTCTCCGCTTCTCTATCAGTACGTCCGGGTTTCCTATGACACCAAACCTGACAGCTTGCTGCAGCTGATGATTAAGGACTGGCAGCTGGAGCTGCCCACGCTGCTCATCTCTGTTCACGGAGGTCTGCAGAACTTTGACCTTCAGCCCAAACTGAAGCAGGTCTTTGGAAAGGGCCTGATCAAGGCTGCTGTGACCACAGGGGCGTGGATCTTCACCGGTGGAGTCAGCACTG GGGTGGTCCGGCACGTTGGAGACGCATTGAAAGACCACTCCTCGAAATCGCGAGGGAAGGTCTACGCGGTGGGCATCGCCCCCTGGGGCATCGTGGAGAATAAGGAGGACCTCATTGGGCGAGAT GTGACACGGCCCTACCAGACCATGTCAAACCCCCTCAGCAAGCTGTCGCTGCTCAACAACAGCCACTCCCATTTTATCCTGGCTGACAACGGCACCCACGGCAAGTACGGCGCCGAGGTGAAGCTGCGCAGACAGCTGGAGAAGCACATCTCCCTGCAGAAGATCAACACAC GATTGGGCCAGGGCGTACCACTGGTCTGTTTGATTGTAGAGGGGGGGCCCAATGTCATCTCCATCGTGCTGGAGAGCCTGCGAGAGGACCCCCCCGTGCCCGTGGTGGTATGTGACGGCAGCGGACGAGCCTCCGACATCATCTCCTTCGCTCACAAGTACTCAGAGGACGGAGG GGTCATCAGCGAGAACGCGAAGGACCAGCTCCTAGTCACTGTTCAGAAGACGTTCAACTACAACCGCAGCCAAGCTCAGCAGGTCTTCCTGATGATCGCAGAATGCATGAAAAAGCGAGAACTCGTAAGTAACGTTAGAAGCAGTGTGAGCAGTAGCCATCGTAGACATGATGATATGTGA
- the LOC111846687 gene encoding transient receptor potential cation channel subfamily M member 1-like isoform X4 has protein sequence MGHCCLFRLLTNGSPLLYQYVRVSYDTKPDSLLQLMIKDWQLELPTLLISVHGGLQNFDLQPKLKQVFGKGLIKAAVTTGAWIFTGGVSTGVVRHVGDALKDHSSKSRGKVYAVGIAPWGIVENKEDLIGRDVTRPYQTMSNPLSKLSLLNNSHSHFILADNGTHGKYGAEVKLRRQLEKHISLQKINTRLGQGVPLVCLIVEGGPNVISIVLESLREDPPVPVVVCDGSGRASDIISFAHKYSEDGG, from the exons ATGGGTCACTGCTGTCTGTTCAGATTGCTCACTAACGGCTCTCCGCTTCTCTATCAGTACGTCCGGGTTTCCTATGACACCAAACCTGACAGCTTGCTGCAGCTGATGATTAAGGACTGGCAGCTGGAGCTGCCCACGCTGCTCATCTCTGTTCACGGAGGTCTGCAGAACTTTGACCTTCAGCCCAAACTGAAGCAGGTCTTTGGAAAGGGCCTGATCAAGGCTGCTGTGACCACAGGGGCGTGGATCTTCACCGGTGGAGTCAGCACTG GGGTGGTCCGGCACGTTGGAGACGCATTGAAAGACCACTCCTCGAAATCGCGAGGGAAGGTCTACGCGGTGGGCATCGCCCCCTGGGGCATCGTGGAGAATAAGGAGGACCTCATTGGGCGAGAT GTGACACGGCCCTACCAGACCATGTCAAACCCCCTCAGCAAGCTGTCGCTGCTCAACAACAGCCACTCCCATTTTATCCTGGCTGACAACGGCACCCACGGCAAGTACGGCGCCGAGGTGAAGCTGCGCAGACAGCTGGAGAAGCACATCTCCCTGCAGAAGATCAACACAC GATTGGGCCAGGGCGTACCACTGGTCTGTTTGATTGTAGAGGGGGGGCCCAATGTCATCTCCATCGTGCTGGAGAGCCTGCGAGAGGACCCCCCCGTGCCCGTGGTGGTATGTGACGGCAGCGGACGAGCCTCCGACATCATCTCCTTCGCTCACAAGTACTCAGAGGACGGAGGGTGA